From Strix uralensis isolate ZFMK-TIS-50842 chromosome 1, bStrUra1, whole genome shotgun sequence, a single genomic window includes:
- the SMIM13 gene encoding small integral membrane protein 13, with protein MWQSIGLTLLVIVATLACVLLFMLCGWYVVWQLFLSKFKFLRELIGDTGSQQGDNEPSETEAEQETPPSPQRGRQKSARQRRAPTEDTT; from the exons ATGTGGCAGAGCATCGGGCTGACCTTGCTGGTGATCGTGGCCACCCTGGCCTGCGTGCTGCTCTTCATGCTGTGCG gcTGGTACGTGGTCTGGCAATTGTTTTTGTCTAAATTCAAATTCCTGAGAGAATTAATAGGCGATACGGGGTCCCAACAGGGAGACAACGAGCCTTCAGAGACTGAAGCTGAACAGGAGACTCCACCCTCACCTCAGAGAGGTAGACAGAAATCTGCTCGTCAGCGAAGGGCACCTACAGAAGACACAACTTAA